The DNA region gtaatcaaTAAGAAATAATACCAAGATAATGAATTCCAACACAACTAATCCCAATATAACTAATCCCAGCATGACTTATCTTCAAATCAAATGACCCCTAATAAAATAAATGGCCtcaacaaaaaatataatttatatattaaagCATTAATTTTAGTGTGATATTATAAATAGATATGAATGCCAATATACTACAATTAGTTCTTTTTATATTGGTCGTGCATCGCACGGGTACCAagaatagtataatataataaCCTAtgcaaaccaaaccaaacctagttTTCAGTTACTAGCAACAGAATAATAACTACATTAGGTAAAAGGTCTAAATCACTAGTTAATGATTCAAATGTTAAAAAAACTTAAGTTGGGAACTTATATTAACAAATAAaggaacaaaaaagaagaaataggatATACACCCCCCTCAAAAAACAAGCTTCACACATGCACTCTATTTTCTCTTAAGTTTAAGTTTATTTGGAACTTCACACATATTTGGAGTCGTACCATCACAAAGATAGTGTGCTGCACGCATACTAGTGCAGCAGCAGAATGCAGCACGGCAAACCATTTAGGTACACATAACCCTTTTAAAGGCATTTTGAAGAAATAGTGACCTCATTATCACATTAACAGAAGCAAGCAAATAAATGCAGAAAATGCTGGGCAGAGAACTACAAGTTATGAATTTATAACTTACAGTAAAAATTTGAAGGAAAGAAACACCTACCACACTGTCTACGGAAACACCCAATATTTCTGTGTTCAACTTTTCAAATTCTCCATAACGGTCACTGAAAGCAGTGATCTCTACAGAAGCAGGAAAAGATATTACATAAAAACAACACAGTCAGCAACCACAATAATCAGTGCAAATTTATTAGAAGAAAGTGAAATTGACAGCAGAGAGATTTCAGGTGCCAAACTGACCTGTTGGGCAAACAAATGTAAAGTCTAGTGGGTAGAAAAAGAGAATGACATACTTCTTCCCAATGTACTCAGATAGTTTAACCTGCAGAAAAAGGATAACTGTAGTTGTAAGCAGCAAATACAATCCATAAATGTGTAAAACCATGTCTTACAGTTCCTAAAGGGGGCAGGTAGTGAAGTGAAATCCTAGGACAATAGCAGATGTTGCATGTTAAGGTAGTACTAAACTCTTTTCTTTCTATGTTCTCATTCTGTCACTAACTGCaatcaaatgggtttgcaaaaaATGTAGACTCCTCAAGGTTTCTAATTTATGAATGGTGTTTATTCTTAGCTGACAAGGTACACCATTTGCTACATCAACTAATTTAGAATTGACTGATTGACTAATGTTTATTATTTTGGTCTAATTACAGGAACCTCACCAGATATTTAGGCTTGCAACACTTACCACCTATGTGGTTTTAGATATTACTTTTAAATTCCTTATTTTACATTCTTCCAATAAAACTCTATAAAATAGCAAGCAGTAAGCCGCAATAAAATAGTAGGCAAAGAGACAAAACTACTTAATATTTAAACATATTCATATTTCATGGATGACCTTTCACCTTTATACAAAAAATCTAAGGTTCTTCTGACTTtagtgaaaattgaagaaaagtttAGAAGAAACAAAACTTTACAAAACAAGttgttaattattgaaaaatatagtgataatatcaaaatctatgATTTTATTGTATATGGACAAGAGACATACATTAAATCTTTATACAAAAAGTTAAATATACCATTCATGTTTTGAAATCTAAAGTTAAGCACACTTTCCTCAATAAGAATTAAGCATTTTTCTCCAATTATAGGTAAGCAATAAAAACACCAATATAAtaccttgatgaattcttgatcaAAAACAGCTTCAGCCTCAAAGTCTGGCGCTTGATTTCCAACAAGTGGAAGTTCACTCTATATATGAAAAACATATATGAAAGGACATTAGATAGATGAATCTTGATCCATACACAAGCACAAACACAGCAGAGAGGTTATATCAACATTCTATGATGGCGCAAGCTCTTATCTACATAGAGTAGAAGTAGCAAGTTTTGGGACGATTGGGAAATCGAGAATCTTGAACagaaactttcttttatttcactTGGTCATCTAATTTAACTTTTCTAACATCTTCTAGATAGGCATGCCCAATATTAGTTTTCCTTTATATCCGGTTGCAAGAGGTAGCCCTaagttttaattaaaatcactGTCATCCAATCCATCAATTTCTTTAGGCAAAGTATGGAGCACACAACATACTGTAATGAGTTAATCCTAAATATGAACTCAAGCTTACCACTCTACCATTACCAAGTTAGGTACAAGTGAACATATAAATTTGAATTCACTTTCCATTAAAACACAGTCCATAAATACAATTTACATTGCCTTATAATTCAAaggagaaaatgataaaaatgattcCTTATGTTTGGGGATAGGTTCAAAGTGATCCCTTAAATATACCTTGAGCAGTTATGGTAAAAGTGTGCACTATTCGTCTCAGTCAAGTATTTTGCTGgatttaacttgaattttgaaaaatataggatTTAAAGTTGAAACGACAGACATTGAAGTTCCAAATTCTAAGTACACAACACAGATGAAGTGAATAAAGCAAAGCCTTTTCcccgaaaaaaaaaatcaaaatttcagATTATCGACTCAAGAAAAGAAAGGTGTAAAAGAGAAACTTACAGAGGCACGAACAACGAAACGACGGCGTTGGGATTGAGCAACGCGAGTAGAGAGGGAACGGGCTACACGAGAAACAAAAGGCTTGCAATTACGGAGCCCATTGAAAGAGGAAGGTACAGATAAACATTGAGAAATGGGAGCTTGAAAGGAGGATTTGGGGGAAATGGAAGCTGCTTTTGGGTTGGAAGAAAGAAGTGCTGTAGAAGAAGCAGAGCAAGCCATTGGATAGGAGAAATTGGTAATTGAATGGACAGCAAGAGAAAGAGGGGGGTATTTGTGATAAAGATAGGGGAGCTGCAGAAAGTTCTAGAAGGTTTTGCTCTCCCTATCTATTGAATATGAAAGTTTAGGGTGGAGAATGTAGTTTGGTGTAGGGTTTGGTGGATAAGTAAATTCAGTGTTGTGGAAGAATTTTGGCCTTTGGTGAAGGGGAATCTGTACGTGGAAATCAGGAGCTATTGGCTTACACATACCACTCTAGTTTTTAAATAACATTTTtacttagaaaaaaaaaaaattcatattttttttcaaaattttacgaTTCTTATGTTCAAACGCCCACTTTTAGACTTCACTAATTCCACGAAATAAATTATTCTAATTCCAAATGTTTCTTCTAAAATGTCCTCCAAATGTGTCAATTACTTTTCAATGGATCAAAAAAGGGAGGCACTATATGTAAGACTTTAATTCGGAcatcaatttcataaaataatttttacataatTAAAAACTATATAAAAGGTAGTATTATATATTGAATTAAAATATATACATGAAAGATTGTAGGTACAAGAATCGTTCAACTCTCCAAAATATGTTGTTATATATAGAATAGAATTGAGGGAGCATTACTATTTTGCTATCACTTTTCCCGGACTTCGCAaaccaaaacagaaaaagaaacttCTATATCTCCAATTCAAAGTTTGCTAGGTGCCGGTGCCATTTGACATATATTAATACCATGTGAAAGCTTACATCTGAAATAGATTAGCATATGTGGAaaggttctagagaaatatggagatttctcatggaagaccttagaaccctattgaattgctaggaaagtccttagaaAATTCTAGCTATGTAAAATATTCTATAGAAGAGACTTAATTGTAAATAATAAGAGCCTtgtgtaataattattatttattcacTAGCCCCTATGAAACTAGTATATAAAAGGGGTTATTCATTTGTAACTCATCAAGCAAATAATTCAAGttttctctaatacaaagcttcctttaacaattctcttgtgttctttctaccattctcttagcgatcttgagtgtggtaaggctgacttggcatagcaagaacgtgagcaagttgtgcaagatcgtgagcaagttgtcaagtgtcgcacgtgtacttagttcacaactaaggacgtgacaacgtggtatcagagcaaaggttGCAACTAAGGGAATGGCGAACGACGGAGAAATTAATGTTGCCAACACCCAAGCCAATATCATCCAAGATGTTGCTGGCAAGAGTGGTCGTAACAAAAAGAGGAATGTCACTAACAAGAGCGAGGAGGTGCCACCCGAGGTTGTGTCAAAcgaagggcttacatcccaagaaccatctatcactgaggcgagcgaggatgaagtggaggtcctgcccgaggacgtctcgctcggtaaagagtgggtgatgaagataAACGCTAGGATGGACGTCATCGAGATCTTTGGCCAACGCTTGGGGAGTGTGAAAGGCAC from Nicotiana tabacum cultivar K326 chromosome 24, ASM71507v2, whole genome shotgun sequence includes:
- the LOC107814768 gene encoding 2-Cys peroxiredoxin BAS1, chloroplastic-like; protein product: MACSASSTALLSSNPKAASISPKSSFQAPISQCLSVPSSFNGLRNCKPFVSRVARSLSTRVAQSQRRRFVVRASSELPLVGNQAPDFEAEAVFDQEFIKVKLSEYIGKKYVILFFYPLDFTFVCPTEITAFSDRYGEFEKLNTEILGVSVDSVFSHLAWVQTDRKSGGLGDLNYPLISDVTKSISKSYNVLIPDQGIALRGLFIIDKEGVIQHSTINNLGIGRSVDETLRTLQALQYVQDNPDEVCPAGWKPGEKSMKPDPKGSKEYFASI